A region from the uncultured Stenotrophomonas sp. genome encodes:
- a CDS encoding exported hypothetical protein (Evidence 5 : No homology to any previously reported sequences), which translates to MKTRNHALSALLGVALALPMSVQAIEDTDTLYVFCRATDIDSGRVFYSDVFPVQRRRYYDNDTTFTIAFSNHVDARWDTRTGHPSRRSCWHEEQALDAWMERDRHAAEQRRAIRSFEPVFIHWRP; encoded by the coding sequence ATGAAGACGCGAAATCACGCCCTATCGGCGCTGCTTGGCGTGGCGCTTGCCCTACCGATGAGCGTACAGGCCATCGAAGACACCGACACCCTGTACGTCTTTTGCCGGGCAACCGATATCGACAGTGGCCGGGTGTTCTATTCGGACGTGTTCCCGGTGCAGCGCCGGCGCTACTACGACAACGACACCACGTTCACCATCGCCTTTTCCAATCATGTGGATGCCCGTTGGGATACCCGCACCGGGCACCCCTCCCGCAGGAGTTGCTGGCATGAAGAGCAGGCACTGGATGCATGGATGGAACGCGACCGTCATGCCGCTGAACAACGTCGTGCCATCCGTTCGTTCGAGCCTGTGTTTATCCATTGGCGGCCGTGA
- a CDS encoding exported hypothetical protein (Evidence 5 : No homology to any previously reported sequences) — MKRKSLSFALLALLGASVTSSAQSWMNKPPATLMTEIRLSATTCPGGGNKAFVIGHRPDIKECIDIDYDANCPTRYGSSYPISGTIKNFVGGASCYGDSHEIKNASKLDCEPEKMRVWVTAVRYCE, encoded by the coding sequence ATGAAGAGAAAATCCCTCTCGTTTGCCTTACTGGCCCTGTTGGGGGCTTCTGTTACATCTTCCGCTCAAAGCTGGATGAACAAACCTCCCGCCACGCTGATGACCGAAATAAGACTATCAGCCACCACCTGCCCCGGCGGGGGGAATAAGGCATTTGTAATTGGCCACCGCCCGGACATAAAAGAGTGCATCGATATCGATTATGACGCCAATTGCCCAACCCGCTACGGAAGCTCCTATCCCATCAGCGGAACCATAAAGAATTTTGTCGGCGGCGCCAGTTGCTACGGTGACTCACATGAAATAAAGAATGCATCCAAGCTGGATTGTGAACCGGAGAAAATGCGGGTATGGGTGACGGCTGTTCGTTATTGCGAATAG
- a CDS encoding hypothetical protein (Evidence 5 : No homology to any previously reported sequences) yields the protein MATKPSPQLADVGSLRPAVPKTPSLSQPLHKKCASTVFATIISRPFNQEIIMECCRMSAVILSACMVAGCGTLPQHRVFMSPHSAADADIYSLSYPAELRASTLFFGLHPDTPEETRQRISKARSEWAKKKLEYDALPSTSNQRTVVRKQMEELRKEIRLLTGGWVRPRILAEPPPDVATSLKLTVKVPVEANGKVTGEVDASTSIQQIALATESDVKRHLMYRLNEALFNEPEAILPIYQTLFTAIVNLQVPAASSGPSGVAATKEPQTGKQEGQPDTGKQRCTAPSTSTAKPPTADAATTPPCEPPK from the coding sequence ATGGCTACGAAGCCGTCTCCGCAGCTAGCTGATGTTGGAAGTCTGCGGCCAGCAGTTCCAAAGACACCCTCCCTAAGTCAACCTCTACACAAGAAGTGCGCAAGCACTGTATTTGCAACCATTATATCTCGCCCATTTAATCAGGAAATTATAATGGAATGTTGTCGCATGTCTGCGGTGATTCTCTCTGCATGCATGGTGGCGGGCTGCGGCACGTTACCTCAGCACAGGGTGTTCATGTCACCTCATAGCGCAGCGGATGCCGACATTTACAGCCTTTCTTATCCGGCAGAGTTGCGCGCTTCAACGTTGTTCTTCGGGCTGCATCCGGACACGCCGGAGGAAACTCGGCAACGCATCTCCAAGGCGAGATCTGAATGGGCGAAGAAGAAATTGGAATATGATGCGCTTCCTTCAACAAGTAATCAGCGCACTGTTGTCCGGAAGCAAATGGAAGAATTGAGGAAGGAAATAAGACTGTTGACAGGCGGCTGGGTGCGGCCGCGTATTCTCGCGGAACCGCCACCGGATGTGGCCACGTCCTTGAAACTTACTGTCAAGGTGCCAGTTGAGGCTAATGGCAAGGTGACAGGTGAGGTGGATGCAAGCACGTCTATTCAGCAGATCGCGCTTGCTACAGAAAGCGACGTGAAGCGCCACCTCATGTATCGGCTGAATGAAGCATTATTCAACGAACCCGAGGCCATCCTTCCCATTTACCAAACGCTTTTTACCGCCATCGTCAACTTGCAGGTGCCGGCCGCATCATCCGGTCCGAGTGGCGTTGCGGCCACCAAGGAACCCCAAACGGGAAAACAGGAAGGCCAGCCTGACACTGGGAAACAACGATGCACAGCGCCATCCACCTCTACCGCGAAGCCCCCAACCGCAGACGCGGCCACCACACCGCCATGTGAACCCCCGAAATGA
- a CDS encoding hypothetical protein (Evidence 5 : No homology to any previously reported sequences) yields the protein MIKHASLHWAGASQWLIPFNAKLTIDIMDFGLRI from the coding sequence ATGATCAAGCACGCCTCATTACACTGGGCAGGTGCATCACAATGGTTGATTCCATTCAACGCGAAGCTGACCATCGACATCATGGATTTTGGTCTGCGGATTTAG
- a CDS encoding exported hypothetical protein (Evidence 5 : No homology to any previously reported sequences): MSLCFFGVSLCFALLAQEADGCNDAFTGVPGF; the protein is encoded by the coding sequence ATGTCATTGTGCTTCTTTGGTGTGTCATTATGCTTTGCACTTCTCGCTCAGGAAGCGGATGGCTGCAATGACGCGTTCACTGGAGTGCCCGGGTTTTAG
- a CDS encoding exported hypothetical protein (Evidence 5 : No homology to any previously reported sequences) translates to MLIMRIHIAMALAAITGAASANDTVILDCLARDGDKIRGGQGAEIYKISKNGGIYIWLERFRLYAGEGRNWTRIEDSGYCNINNDKLISNYSFGDEKYIFKCESGYPDLRRKASFSFDRIEGFLHASMTQLGGESYIFNEHFQCKTTPDPLNNPAPAPKF, encoded by the coding sequence ATGTTAATCATGAGAATCCATATCGCAATGGCACTTGCCGCCATCACCGGTGCTGCATCTGCAAATGATACCGTTATTCTTGATTGTCTAGCCAGGGATGGCGATAAAATCCGCGGCGGGCAAGGGGCTGAAATCTACAAAATATCAAAGAATGGCGGAATTTATATATGGCTAGAGCGCTTTCGCCTGTATGCGGGAGAAGGCAGAAATTGGACGAGGATCGAGGATTCGGGGTATTGCAATATCAATAACGACAAGCTGATTTCCAACTATTCATTTGGCGACGAAAAATATATTTTTAAATGTGAATCTGGCTATCCAGACCTTCGACGAAAAGCGTCCTTTTCATTCGACAGAATTGAGGGATTTCTGCATGCAAGCATGACCCAACTTGGTGGCGAATCCTATATATTCAACGAACACTTTCAATGCAAGACCACCCCAGACCCGCTCAATAATCCAGCTCCTGCCCCAAAGTTCTAA
- a CDS encoding conserved hypothetical protein (Evidence 4 : Homologs of previously reported genes of unknown function): MQASPPTHWREWEGNGWEPALCGRRLEGAQQVERWQCRFGRQRHVLTYTATDRRSGGVYRRVETLEVGNGQYRRRIVDGPHVPDGGKRLMLEFRGQCEVWAGELPMDAGD, encoded by the coding sequence ATGCAGGCCTCCCCGCCAACCCATTGGCGGGAGTGGGAAGGGAACGGCTGGGAGCCGGCGCTATGCGGCCGGCGGCTGGAAGGTGCGCAACAGGTGGAACGCTGGCAATGCCGCTTTGGCCGGCAGCGCCATGTATTGACCTATACCGCTACCGACCGGCGCAGCGGCGGGGTCTATCGGCGGGTGGAAACGCTGGAGGTTGGCAACGGCCAATACCGTCGCCGCATCGTCGATGGCCCCCATGTGCCGGATGGCGGCAAACGGCTGATGCTGGAATTTCGGGGGCAGTGCGAGGTGTGGGCGGGGGAATTGCCGATGGATGCTGGCGACTGA
- a CDS encoding exported hypothetical protein (Evidence 5 : No homology to any previously reported sequences): MTFPSSLSRWLLAGLLLALPGMGHADSWVPPSLKVVSSTNGQALVRMTPGGFQGDKRPDVELYAYDVQAKQYNLKTRFQLRNRLAPVEMLLTEQGELVTLDEWTQVGHGTVLVVYAADGAPRLQLDLEQLLGEQAAAKAPASVSSIWWRCRKPWLGRDDGELVTSTYDNGELRVELATGKVQYTPGNGRCE, encoded by the coding sequence ATGACTTTTCCCTCCTCCCTCTCCCGTTGGCTGCTGGCGGGCTTGTTGCTGGCCCTGCCCGGCATGGGCCATGCCGATTCGTGGGTACCTCCCTCATTGAAAGTGGTGAGCAGCACGAACGGGCAGGCACTGGTGCGGATGACGCCGGGTGGTTTTCAAGGCGACAAGCGACCCGATGTGGAGCTGTATGCCTACGATGTGCAAGCCAAGCAATACAACTTGAAGACCCGCTTCCAACTGCGCAACCGGCTGGCGCCGGTGGAGATGCTGCTGACGGAACAAGGCGAGCTGGTGACGCTGGACGAGTGGACGCAGGTCGGCCACGGCACGGTGCTTGTCGTGTATGCGGCCGATGGCGCGCCACGGCTGCAACTCGACTTGGAGCAGTTGCTGGGCGAGCAGGCGGCGGCAAAGGCGCCGGCATCGGTATCTTCCATCTGGTGGCGTTGCCGCAAACCATGGCTGGGCCGGGATGACGGAGAGTTGGTCACCAGCACCTACGACAACGGCGAGCTGCGGGTTGAGTTGGCGACGGGGAAGGTGCAATACACACCGGGCAACGGACGTTGTGAATGA
- a CDS encoding exported hypothetical protein (Evidence 5 : No homology to any previously reported sequences): MKSKNLRALLAVAALGVPAAHAALPPEYYQAAREQAPHHLQLRVEQVVLLRGQVLGNCEIQATVLRDFRGTLEKGTPLRFALNCTAPGVRPMPGPNAWHDYGTLEATRFAEGFFRGTDTGTGMVPVYGQLDAVADEREWPWCEADSGRCDLPPPEPPQVLECSTVGLGGTGRQTRSGWIIKIANHRMWFWSDIKHLYAGGDRHWQLHLWEPQRTPPPLQVDGDRYTQVSHLYTEGGEMLLMTRTFRYERSTGEFEERHVVHENGGEDLTRGTCQPIADPETVPAPG; encoded by the coding sequence ATGAAATCGAAAAATCTGCGGGCGCTACTGGCGGTGGCGGCCCTTGGCGTACCGGCTGCGCATGCGGCACTGCCGCCGGAGTATTACCAGGCCGCTCGTGAGCAGGCACCCCATCACCTGCAACTGCGGGTGGAACAGGTGGTGCTGCTACGAGGGCAGGTGCTGGGAAACTGCGAGATACAGGCAACGGTGCTGCGGGATTTCCGTGGCACGCTGGAGAAAGGCACGCCGCTACGCTTCGCATTGAACTGCACCGCGCCGGGCGTGCGGCCCATGCCTGGCCCGAATGCCTGGCACGACTACGGGACACTGGAAGCCACCCGTTTCGCGGAGGGGTTCTTCCGTGGCACCGACACAGGCACAGGCATGGTGCCGGTTTACGGGCAACTGGATGCCGTCGCGGACGAGCGCGAATGGCCGTGGTGCGAGGCAGACAGTGGCCGCTGCGACCTGCCGCCGCCTGAGCCACCGCAGGTGTTGGAATGCAGTACGGTGGGGCTGGGCGGCACCGGCAGGCAAACGCGAAGCGGCTGGATCATCAAGATCGCCAACCACCGCATGTGGTTCTGGAGCGACATCAAGCACCTGTATGCAGGCGGCGACCGGCATTGGCAACTACACCTGTGGGAGCCGCAGCGCACGCCGCCGCCATTGCAGGTGGATGGCGACCGCTATACGCAGGTGTCGCACCTGTACACGGAAGGCGGCGAAATGCTGTTGATGACGCGCACCTTCCGCTACGAGCGCTCGACCGGGGAGTTCGAAGAACGCCACGTTGTCCACGAAAACGGTGGCGAAGACCTGACCCGCGGCACGTGCCAGCCAATCGCCGACCCGGAAACGGTGCCTGCCCCCGGCTGA
- a CDS encoding hypothetical protein (Evidence 5 : No homology to any previously reported sequences) has protein sequence MAEWLRDHPRAAAAHRWQGILHKDRDALRTAVALDADERLARIYLLRELINAVAFATRHLPDGELLYEAEVVHHSLSEAAQLLAQLPEDEERRSLARGVAQQQALVEDFLAWSAQPEGISFEQWCERRQRHYVWGVMYSFD, from the coding sequence TTGGCCGAATGGCTGCGCGACCACCCGCGCGCCGCGGCCGCGCACCGCTGGCAAGGCATCCTGCACAAGGACCGCGATGCCTTGCGCACGGCAGTTGCGCTGGATGCCGATGAACGGCTGGCCCGTATCTACCTGCTGCGCGAACTGATCAACGCCGTCGCCTTCGCCACCCGCCACCTGCCCGATGGCGAGCTGCTGTACGAAGCCGAGGTCGTCCACCACTCCCTGAGCGAAGCCGCACAACTGCTCGCGCAACTGCCGGAAGACGAAGAGCGCCGCAGCCTCGCCCGAGGCGTGGCCCAGCAGCAAGCGTTGGTCGAAGACTTCCTCGCGTGGAGCGCGCAGCCGGAAGGCATCAGCTTCGAGCAATGGTGCGAGCGCCGGCAACGGCATTACGTGTGGGGGGTGATGTATTCCTTCGATTGA
- a CDS encoding hypothetical protein (Evidence 5 : No homology to any previously reported sequences) → MNDYWRQETFEGLEAIAMQAETCRICRPLHAVAN, encoded by the coding sequence ATGAACGACTACTGGCGCCAGGAAACATTCGAAGGCCTTGAAGCCATCGCCATGCAGGCTGAAACCTGCCGCATCTGCAGGCCTTTGCATGCAGTTGCCAACTGA
- a CDS encoding hypothetical protein (Evidence 5 : No homology to any previously reported sequences), with protein MEDHFEDALEMVEIGSGAQRALDDVRLSR; from the coding sequence TTGGAAGACCATTTCGAGGATGCCCTCGAAATGGTCGAGATAGGTTCGGGCGCGCAACGCGCGCTGGATGACGTGCGTTTGTCACGTTAG
- a CDS encoding hypothetical protein (Evidence 5 : No homology to any previously reported sequences) yields MSKKDISRHHQATFDGIRHQDEDGNEYWRARQLKVLEYRQFLPVVARAKAPVSTVVSAWKTISRMPSKWSR; encoded by the coding sequence ATGAGCAAAAAAGACATCAGCCGGCATCATCAGGCCACTTTCGATGGCATCCGTCATCAAGACGAAGACGGCAATGAATACTGGCGAGCCCGCCAGCTGAAAGTGCTGGAATACAGGCAATTCCTGCCGGTCGTTGCGCGTGCAAAAGCGCCTGTCTCAACAGTGGTCAGCGCTTGGAAGACCATTTCGAGGATGCCCTCGAAATGGTCGAGATAG
- the plsB gene encoding Glycerol-3-phosphate acyltransferase → MSRMSKQNSRPGQGELLPHDEAGTPAAAPAAIVPGSRPAQARPGRRPWWARLLGRLIEPWLGLKIEPEQPQHDPAQPLVYVLEDYGLSNALILDKACRDAGLPSPLVPLPGNLTGRKRAYVALSRRSSSTALIPEQRGARTHSDSLAKLLQAHRDNPALDVQLVPVSIFVGRAPDKQSGWFAVLFSENWALVGRFRRLLAVLLNGRDSIVRFAAPVSLRETVDEGLEPERTVRKLQRVLRTHFRRIRESIIGPDLSTRRLLVDKVLEADSVREAIAAQAKRDNTKVTDAWKKAQGYAWEIAADYSTPVVRSASFMLSHVWNRIYAGVLVHHLDKFKEAAPGHEIVYVPSHRSHMDYLLLSYLLYDRGIVPPHIFAGINLNLPVVGTLLRKGGAFFARRSFRGNPLYSAVFSEYMAQLVSGGYSIEYFVEGGRSRTGRLLQPKGGVISMTLRAYLRQPRKPVLFQPIYIGYEKLMEGNSYLDELSGRPKQKESIWSLLWGIPKVLKQNYGQVVVNFGEPIALNDVLAEHAPEWDGQPVPEDEKPVWLMKAVDTLAQNINVHVNAAADVNPINLLALALLSTPKHAMGEADLIAQIELCKALLVEMPYSDRVTVTPHTPERIIAHAEEINVLTRIKHPLGDVLSVSGDTAVLLSYFRNNVLHLFTASSWVACCFQNNRRMSRAGLLRLGRGLYPFLQAELFLPWSEDQFAARIEQTIDVFVREGLLQQVNEDDGGMLARNTGQTDEVFRLRAIGHSLQQAFERYYIAISVLVKNGPGTLGAGELESLCQQAAQRLSLLYAPAAPEFFDKTLFRSFIQKMRELRLVWPDENSKLLFDERLDAWAKDAKFILGRELRHTIERVSPEAVKAEEPAA, encoded by the coding sequence ATGTCGCGGATGTCGAAACAGAATTCCCGGCCCGGACAGGGCGAACTCCTCCCGCACGACGAGGCCGGCACGCCTGCCGCCGCACCGGCCGCCATCGTGCCGGGCAGCCGCCCGGCGCAGGCCCGTCCCGGCCGCCGCCCGTGGTGGGCGCGCCTGCTCGGCCGCCTGATCGAGCCGTGGCTGGGCCTGAAGATCGAACCGGAACAACCGCAGCACGATCCGGCGCAACCGCTGGTCTACGTGCTGGAGGACTACGGCCTGTCCAACGCGCTGATCCTGGACAAGGCCTGCCGCGACGCCGGCCTGCCGTCGCCGCTGGTGCCGCTGCCGGGCAACCTGACCGGTCGCAAGCGCGCCTACGTGGCGCTGTCGCGGCGGTCCAGCAGCACCGCGCTGATCCCCGAGCAGCGCGGCGCCCGCACCCATTCGGACTCGCTGGCCAAGCTGCTGCAGGCGCACCGCGACAACCCCGCGCTGGACGTGCAACTGGTGCCGGTGTCGATCTTCGTCGGCCGCGCCCCGGACAAGCAGAGCGGCTGGTTCGCCGTGCTGTTCTCGGAGAACTGGGCGCTGGTCGGCCGCTTCCGCCGCCTGCTGGCGGTGCTGCTCAATGGCCGCGACAGCATCGTGCGCTTCGCCGCGCCGGTGTCCCTGCGCGAAACCGTGGACGAGGGGCTGGAGCCCGAACGTACCGTGCGCAAGCTGCAGCGCGTGCTGCGCACCCACTTCCGCCGCATCCGCGAGTCGATCATCGGCCCGGACCTGTCCACCCGCCGCCTGCTGGTGGACAAGGTGCTGGAGGCCGACTCGGTGCGCGAGGCCATCGCCGCGCAGGCCAAACGCGACAACACCAAGGTCACCGATGCGTGGAAGAAGGCGCAAGGCTACGCTTGGGAAATCGCCGCCGACTACTCCACCCCGGTGGTGCGCTCGGCCAGCTTCATGCTCAGCCACGTCTGGAACCGCATCTACGCCGGCGTGCTGGTGCACCACCTGGACAAGTTCAAGGAAGCCGCGCCCGGGCACGAGATCGTCTACGTGCCCAGCCATCGCAGCCACATGGACTACCTGCTGTTGAGCTACCTGCTGTACGACCGCGGCATCGTGCCGCCGCACATCTTCGCCGGCATCAACCTCAACCTGCCGGTGGTCGGCACCCTGCTGCGCAAGGGCGGCGCGTTCTTCGCCCGCCGCAGCTTCCGCGGCAACCCGCTGTATTCGGCGGTGTTCTCCGAATACATGGCGCAGCTGGTTTCCGGCGGCTACTCGATCGAGTACTTCGTCGAAGGTGGGCGCTCGCGCACCGGCCGTCTGCTGCAGCCCAAGGGCGGGGTGATCTCGATGACCCTGCGCGCCTACCTGCGCCAGCCGCGCAAGCCGGTGCTGTTCCAGCCCATCTACATCGGCTACGAGAAGCTGATGGAGGGCAACAGCTACCTCGACGAGCTGTCCGGCCGGCCCAAGCAGAAGGAGTCGATCTGGTCGCTGCTGTGGGGCATCCCCAAGGTGCTCAAACAGAACTACGGCCAGGTGGTGGTGAACTTCGGCGAGCCCATCGCGCTGAACGACGTGCTGGCCGAGCATGCGCCGGAATGGGACGGCCAGCCCGTGCCCGAGGACGAGAAGCCGGTCTGGCTGATGAAGGCCGTCGATACGCTGGCGCAGAACATCAACGTGCACGTCAACGCGGCCGCCGACGTCAACCCGATCAACCTGCTGGCGCTGGCCCTGCTGTCCACGCCCAAGCACGCGATGGGCGAAGCCGACCTGATCGCGCAGATCGAGCTGTGCAAGGCGCTGCTGGTGGAGATGCCGTACTCGGACCGGGTCACCGTCACCCCGCATACCCCCGAGCGCATCATCGCCCATGCCGAGGAAATCAACGTCCTCACCCGCATCAAGCACCCCTTGGGCGACGTGCTCAGCGTCAGCGGCGACACCGCGGTGCTGCTGAGCTACTTCCGCAACAACGTGCTGCACCTGTTCACCGCCTCGTCGTGGGTGGCCTGTTGCTTCCAGAACAACCGCCGCATGAGCCGCGCCGGCCTGCTGCGGCTGGGCCGCGGCCTGTACCCGTTCCTGCAGGCCGAGCTGTTCCTGCCGTGGAGCGAGGACCAGTTCGCCGCGCGCATCGAGCAGACCATCGACGTGTTCGTGCGCGAGGGCCTGCTGCAGCAGGTGAACGAGGACGACGGCGGCATGCTCGCGCGCAACACCGGCCAGACCGACGAGGTGTTCCGCCTGCGCGCCATCGGCCACTCGCTGCAACAGGCGTTCGAGCGCTACTACATCGCCATCTCGGTGCTGGTGAAGAACGGCCCCGGCACGCTCGGCGCCGGTGAACTGGAAAGCCTGTGCCAGCAGGCCGCGCAGCGCCTGAGCCTGCTCTACGCCCCGGCCGCGCCGGAGTTCTTCGACAAGACCCTGTTCCGCAGCTTCATCCAGAAAATGCGCGAACTGCGGCTGGTGTGGCCGGACGAGAACAGCAAGCTGCTGTTCGACGAACGCCTGGATGCCTGGGCCAAGGACGCCAAGTTTATCCTCGGCCGCGAACTGCGCCACACCATCGAGCGGGTGAGCCCGGAGGCGGTGAAGGCGGAGGAGCCGGCGGCGTAG
- a CDS encoding conserved exported hypothetical protein (Evidence 4 : Homologs of previously reported genes of unknown function), producing MPCRSRTRTCCLYLALAAATLLAVSCRKGTEELPGAASRPATAVRQMVQYLQDDDLAGYARAAVPPAQYAELETAWARGHSHWPLTELPLDDKLPVLLAILSEKDAETRLQRAFKAQIAGQAAAVRQAAHSLGLFGVQYITYQGDYSDAERAHYAQLVTALSAWAQAAPLSDPKLAESTIATLTGAARATGLDSEEAFRQAGMTASLQRLGPFARAAKQVLASYGLVLDDSLAQLRTGLVEERGDEATVRVQYLLAGEELDLQVRVQRREGRWYLARTLAEAEATLVAARAAQVAAAVEPVDNAGAVAKP from the coding sequence ATGCCATGCCGTTCCCGAACGCGTACCTGCTGCCTGTACCTCGCGCTTGCCGCCGCGACGCTGCTGGCCGTTTCCTGCCGCAAGGGCACCGAGGAACTGCCCGGCGCCGCCAGTCGCCCGGCCACTGCGGTACGGCAGATGGTCCAGTATCTGCAGGACGACGACTTGGCTGGCTACGCCCGCGCGGCGGTACCGCCGGCACAGTACGCCGAGCTGGAAACCGCTTGGGCCCGGGGCCACAGCCACTGGCCGCTGACCGAGCTGCCGTTGGACGACAAGTTGCCGGTGCTGCTGGCGATATTGTCGGAAAAGGATGCCGAAACCCGCCTGCAGCGTGCGTTCAAGGCGCAGATCGCCGGGCAGGCCGCCGCCGTGCGCCAGGCCGCGCACTCGCTGGGCCTGTTCGGCGTGCAGTACATCACCTACCAGGGCGACTACAGCGATGCCGAGCGCGCCCACTATGCACAGCTGGTCACCGCCCTGAGCGCATGGGCGCAGGCGGCGCCGCTGTCCGACCCGAAGCTGGCCGAATCCACCATCGCCACCCTGACCGGCGCCGCCCGTGCCACCGGCCTGGACAGCGAGGAGGCCTTCCGCCAGGCCGGCATGACCGCGAGCCTGCAACGGCTGGGGCCGTTCGCCCGCGCCGCCAAGCAGGTGCTGGCCAGCTACGGGCTGGTGCTGGACGACAGCCTGGCGCAGCTGCGCACCGGCCTGGTCGAGGAACGCGGCGACGAAGCCACGGTGCGCGTGCAGTACCTTTTGGCCGGCGAGGAACTGGACCTGCAGGTGCGGGTGCAGCGGCGCGAGGGCCGCTGGTATCTGGCGCGGACCCTGGCCGAGGCGGAGGCGACGCTGGTCGCGGCCCGCGCCGCGCAGGTGGCTGCCGCGGTCGAACCGGTGGACAACGCCGGTGCGGTGGCTAAGCCATAA
- the pyrF gene encoding Orotidine 5'-phosphate decarboxylase, which produces MSRAPLPLRTDERLIFALDVPGRAEALAWVERLGDAVSFYKIGMELLASGDYFEVLDELAKRDKRVFVDLKFFDIPATIAGVVRRLSQWPVSYCTIHGWHPAMMEAAAAANTSEMRLLAVTVLTSMGRPDLAQMGIDREPVEVVVERALAAQRAGIDGVIASGQEAAPIRAATGAGFSIVCPGIRPGGPAGDDQQRTVGVAQAFADGADAIVVGRPIRLAPDPRAAALAMQQEITSFINENQ; this is translated from the coding sequence ATGAGCCGCGCGCCGCTGCCGCTGCGCACCGACGAGCGCCTGATCTTCGCGCTGGACGTGCCCGGCCGCGCCGAAGCTTTGGCGTGGGTGGAGCGCCTCGGCGACGCGGTGTCGTTCTACAAGATCGGCATGGAGCTGCTGGCCTCGGGCGACTACTTCGAGGTGCTCGACGAATTGGCCAAGCGCGACAAGCGCGTGTTCGTTGACCTTAAATTCTTCGACATTCCTGCCACGATCGCCGGTGTTGTCCGCCGTTTGTCGCAATGGCCGGTGAGCTACTGCACCATCCACGGCTGGCATCCGGCGATGATGGAGGCCGCGGCGGCCGCCAACACCTCGGAGATGCGTTTGCTGGCGGTGACCGTGCTGACCTCGATGGGCCGCCCGGATCTGGCGCAGATGGGCATCGACCGCGAACCGGTGGAGGTGGTGGTCGAGCGCGCGCTGGCTGCGCAGCGTGCCGGCATCGACGGGGTGATCGCCTCCGGGCAGGAAGCCGCGCCGATCCGCGCCGCCACCGGCGCCGGTTTTTCCATCGTCTGCCCCGGCATCCGCCCCGGCGGCCCGGCCGGCGACGACCAGCAGCGCACGGTGGGCGTGGCGCAGGCGTTTGCCGACGGCGCCGACGCCATCGTCGTCGGCCGGCCGATCCGGCTGGCCCCAGATCCGCGCGCGGCGGCACTGGCGATGCAGCAGGAGATCACCAGCTTCATCAATGAAAATCAATGA